The Planktothrix tepida PCC 9214 genome window below encodes:
- a CDS encoding ribonuclease catalytic domain-containing protein: MEKGTLIELRLHGERRLAVADRPEGKKHWVVIDENLLAHTVHPRQIAYEVTGATYKPGDIRAFTKELQPYLDPSSLEVAWEILVEQGDTVDPKEMALLLFSEQSPPQCYASYVLLSNDKLYFKQKGDRYEPRSPNQVAEIKHQQEVEQQKQREVQEYWLRVQKRLAGEVVEWQNSDRTRLDALERFALYGEEASNISPALETLATLERPQTPQAAFQLLVDLGIWGLHENLSLRRSQIPTQFSTQVLEVARCCLNSPPPDPDANRLDLTHLKVYTIDDESTREIDDGLSLEILDDGRQRIWIHIADPTRLISPGDELDLEARRRTTTVYLPTGMVPMFPSELATGPMSLVQGQICCALSFGVILDATGGVQDYSIHVSTIKPTYRLTYDDVDEMLQIGIQGEPEIDALSIWAKRRKEWRNANGAISIYMPESLIKVNGEEISITVLEDSPSRQMVAEMMILTGEVAARYGQTHNLALPYRSQPQPELPPEEELMQLPPGAVRACAMRRYMPRSEVSLTPSRHASLALETYTQVTSPIRRYSDLLAHFQIKAHLRGETPPFSVEQMQEMVMSLGPAVKEASKVERETNRYWSLEFLRRNSDEIWQATMLRWLREDANLGLVFLEELALELPMRFSRSVEVGEQFEVKVSHVDPRLDVIQFQEIITPTASSMV, translated from the coding sequence GTGGAAAAGGGTACTCTGATTGAGCTTAGATTACACGGGGAGCGTCGCCTCGCCGTTGCTGACCGACCTGAAGGTAAAAAACACTGGGTTGTTATTGATGAAAACCTCCTAGCTCATACGGTTCACCCTCGGCAAATTGCTTATGAGGTAACGGGGGCTACATACAAACCTGGGGATATTCGGGCGTTTACTAAAGAATTGCAGCCTTATCTTGATCCGTCAAGTTTAGAGGTGGCTTGGGAAATTTTAGTAGAGCAAGGAGATACCGTAGACCCCAAAGAAATGGCTCTGCTTTTGTTCTCAGAGCAGAGTCCGCCTCAATGTTATGCCAGTTATGTCCTGTTGTCTAATGATAAACTCTACTTCAAACAGAAGGGCGATCGCTACGAACCTCGCTCTCCTAATCAAGTTGCAGAGATTAAACATCAGCAGGAAGTTGAACAGCAAAAGCAACGGGAAGTTCAAGAATATTGGCTGCGGGTACAAAAGAGACTAGCGGGTGAAGTGGTAGAATGGCAAAATAGTGATCGTACCCGCTTGGATGCGTTAGAGCGTTTTGCACTTTATGGAGAAGAAGCTTCCAATATTTCACCAGCTTTAGAAACGTTGGCAACTTTGGAACGACCTCAAACGCCCCAAGCTGCGTTTCAACTGTTAGTAGACTTAGGGATATGGGGTCTGCATGAAAACCTATCTCTACGTCGGAGTCAAATTCCCACCCAATTTTCAACTCAAGTGCTTGAAGTAGCTCGATGTTGCTTAAATTCTCCTCCTCCAGATCCCGATGCTAACCGTTTAGATCTGACTCATCTGAAGGTGTATACCATTGATGATGAGAGTACCCGTGAGATTGATGATGGTTTAAGCTTAGAGATTTTGGACGATGGACGACAACGAATTTGGATTCACATTGCTGATCCGACTCGTTTAATTTCCCCTGGAGATGAACTGGACTTAGAAGCTCGTCGGCGAACCACAACGGTTTATCTGCCGACGGGAATGGTTCCCATGTTCCCCTCAGAATTGGCAACGGGGCCGATGAGCTTAGTTCAGGGGCAAATTTGTTGTGCCTTGAGTTTTGGTGTGATTCTGGACGCAACGGGTGGGGTACAAGATTATAGTATTCATGTCAGTACCATTAAACCAACCTATCGCCTCACCTACGACGATGTGGATGAGATGTTGCAAATTGGGATTCAAGGGGAACCTGAAATTGATGCTTTATCGATCTGGGCTAAACGTCGCAAGGAATGGCGAAATGCGAATGGGGCGATTAGTATTTATATGCCAGAGTCGCTGATTAAGGTGAATGGGGAGGAAATTAGTATTACGGTTTTAGAAGATTCCCCGTCCCGGCAAATGGTGGCGGAAATGATGATTTTAACCGGGGAAGTCGCCGCCCGTTATGGCCAAACCCATAATTTAGCTTTACCGTATCGCAGTCAACCGCAGCCAGAATTACCCCCGGAAGAAGAATTAATGCAATTGCCACCAGGGGCAGTTAGAGCTTGTGCCATGCGGCGTTATATGCCTCGTAGCGAGGTCAGTTTGACTCCTTCGCGTCATGCAAGCTTGGCGTTAGAGACTTATACCCAGGTGACATCACCCATTCGCCGTTATAGTGATTTGTTGGCTCATTTTCAAATTAAAGCCCATCTGCGAGGAGAAACCCCACCTTTTTCTGTAGAACAGATGCAGGAAATGGTGATGAGTTTAGGGCCTGCGGTGAAGGAAGCCTCTAAAGTCGAACGGGAAACGAATCGTTATTGGAGTTTAGAATTTTTACGGCGTAATAGCGATGAAATTTGGCAAGCTACGATGTTGCGATGGTTGCGGGAAGATGCCAATTTAGGGTTAGTGTTTTTAGAAGAGTTAGCCTTAGAATTACCGATGCGATTTAGTCGTTCTGTGGAAGTTGGAGAACAGTTTGAAGTGAAAGTCAGTCATGTTGATCCCCGTTTGGATGTGATTCAATTTCAAGAAATTATTACTCCGACTGCTTCATCAATGGTTTAG
- a CDS encoding 4Fe-4S single cluster domain-containing protein has protein sequence MKTVKSVPPSDLFIPSGYLNIMGYVDESEVNGPGCRAVVWVQGCLRECPGCFNPESWSFKPNQLIAVEALAEQILQNPRNQGVTFSGGEPFWQAEALTQLAKLVKAKGFNVMSFTGFTLAELKSIDAPPHAQDLLAELDILIDGPYTESLAIHSPNSLVSSRNQRVHVFNLELQDQLTWASDQVEIHILKDGRRIITGFQGHMNLDD, from the coding sequence ATGAAAACCGTGAAGTCCGTACCCCCCTCTGACCTATTTATTCCATCGGGATATCTCAATATTATGGGTTATGTGGATGAATCCGAGGTCAATGGCCCTGGATGTCGGGCTGTAGTTTGGGTTCAGGGGTGTTTACGGGAATGTCCGGGGTGTTTTAATCCTGAGTCTTGGTCATTTAAACCCAATCAGTTAATTGCGGTTGAAGCTCTAGCGGAACAAATTTTACAAAATCCTCGAAATCAAGGGGTAACATTTTCAGGGGGCGAACCCTTTTGGCAGGCTGAAGCTTTAACTCAATTAGCGAAACTCGTTAAAGCGAAAGGATTTAATGTTATGTCCTTTACAGGGTTTACTTTAGCAGAATTAAAATCTATAGACGCGCCTCCCCACGCTCAAGATTTATTAGCAGAATTGGATATTTTAATTGATGGCCCTTATACAGAATCCTTAGCGATTCATTCTCCGAATTCTTTAGTTTCTTCTCGAAATCAACGGGTTCACGTTTTTAATTTGGAATTACAAGATCAACTCACTTGGGCTTCAGATCAAGTTGAAATTCATATTCTTAAAGATGGACGAAGAATTATTACGGGATTTCAAGGTCACATGAATTTAGATGATTAA
- a CDS encoding glycoside hydrolase family 10 protein yields the protein MVQRRSQTFFKQILLGTLASTILQLSIPLTSLSQANATLGVIRDSEQLAEWNTIEQRLKASRIPYQTVDLNTIKSIADLQGIRVLFLPNTTVIKTEQAKILQEWAKQGGQVIASGPVGERSTPLVRQLLRSILGSYWAFPLTVPAKPQVAKNRCRSRDTLCPSLTTWGPTQQNPNPVEGGVLIPTTLESYTAGIWEASGSSPAVITTQKSTYLGWRWGNQSSADMDIVWLQAAVSRHGLGTTATTPVASSPVVPPPVPVTPLVPTSQPPVATRPNPTPPPPVATRPNPTPPPAVPTRSNTNLPQPITPTVKPTAIAPSPRSVTAPVVPQIPPSPPRATTPPPPTVTATRTLPNTPAVPSSFIDPSEQTAPAGLEVQPGNEPIEELTAIAMRQELVDLLGRFENALIASNSGNVPINLQVASTQLMAAQGGSLASANFQQSDAIITKARQVIKDFPELVAHQNWGEARRQWLEIRQQLWQHYPTEGERLGAEIRAVWLDRGTIVKAGGEAGLAQVFDRLASAGINTVYFETINAGYPIYPSHIAPQQNPLIRGWNPLEAAVKLAHERGMELHAWIWVFAVGNDRHNQILGQPSSFLSPVIQAHPDWVNINNYGELRNSRDHKVYLDPANREARAYLLRLINEITAYNVDGLQLDYIRYPFQDPGGNYTYGYGKAGREQFRQLTGVDPVNITPKNPQLWNQWTQFKTNQVTSFVAEVSQFLKQQKPNVILSVAVFPHPEQERILKIQQHWEVWAKQGYVDLIVPMTYAMDTNRLKRITQPLTQEQRLGSALISPAIKLLNLPEIVAIDQLQSLRDLSTGGYSIFAVETIGNNLQNYFHKTQNSSSQTQPPIPYRQPFAAAHDRYLALKREWSFLLSNDQLWIRDGELKALSTQAEDLAQTLKQLEDNPSPQTLGIAQQKLATFQKQFQTSMRLQALERPYQVSSWGNRLASIEMLLRYGERKIKN from the coding sequence ATGGTTCAACGGCGATCGCAAACGTTTTTTAAACAGATTCTCCTGGGGACTCTTGCCAGTACAATTTTACAATTATCGATTCCCCTAACCTCCCTCAGCCAAGCCAACGCAACGTTAGGGGTGATTCGTGACAGCGAACAACTCGCCGAATGGAATACCATTGAACAACGGTTAAAAGCCAGCCGAATTCCCTATCAAACTGTTGATTTAAACACGATTAAAAGCATTGCCGATCTTCAAGGAATTCGTGTTTTATTCCTACCCAATACAACAGTAATTAAAACCGAACAAGCCAAAATTCTGCAAGAGTGGGCCAAACAAGGGGGACAGGTCATCGCCAGTGGCCCTGTGGGAGAACGGTCTACCCCCTTAGTCCGTCAACTGCTGCGCTCAATTTTAGGTTCCTATTGGGCTTTTCCCCTCACCGTCCCCGCTAAACCCCAAGTCGCTAAAAATCGCTGTCGCAGTCGAGATACCCTTTGCCCCTCCCTCACCACTTGGGGGCCAACGCAACAAAACCCAAACCCCGTTGAAGGGGGGGTTCTAATTCCCACCACCTTAGAAAGTTATACCGCAGGGATTTGGGAAGCCAGTGGCAGTTCTCCGGCGGTGATTACCACCCAAAAATCAACTTATTTAGGCTGGCGTTGGGGAAATCAATCCTCGGCGGATATGGATATTGTGTGGTTACAAGCCGCCGTCAGTCGTCATGGTTTAGGGACAACAGCCACAACTCCCGTCGCGAGTTCTCCAGTTGTCCCGCCACCTGTACCCGTGACCCCTCTGGTTCCTACTTCACAGCCGCCTGTGGCAACCCGTCCTAATCCCACACCTCCGCCCCCAGTGGCAACTCGTCCTAACCCCACACCTCCTCCTGCTGTCCCGACCCGTTCCAATACCAACCTACCCCAACCGATAACACCAACGGTCAAGCCAACGGCTATTGCCCCTTCACCCCGCTCCGTTACTGCTCCGGTCGTTCCCCAGATACCGCCTTCTCCTCCTCGTGCAACGACACCGCCACCACCGACTGTCACCGCCACTCGGACGTTACCCAATACTCCGGCCGTTCCTAGTAGCTTTATTGACCCTTCCGAACAAACGGCACCTGCGGGGTTAGAAGTACAGCCCGGAAATGAACCCATTGAGGAATTAACGGCGATCGCAATGCGTCAGGAATTAGTCGATTTATTAGGACGATTTGAAAATGCGTTAATTGCCTCAAATTCGGGTAATGTTCCGATTAATTTACAAGTCGCTTCTACTCAATTAATGGCTGCTCAGGGAGGTAGTTTAGCCAGTGCTAATTTCCAGCAATCAGATGCAATTATTACCAAAGCTCGACAGGTGATCAAGGATTTTCCTGAATTAGTTGCTCATCAAAATTGGGGGGAAGCTCGTCGTCAATGGTTAGAAATTCGTCAACAATTATGGCAACATTATCCCACTGAAGGAGAACGCTTAGGAGCAGAAATTCGGGCGGTTTGGTTAGACCGAGGAACCATTGTTAAAGCGGGGGGTGAAGCGGGACTGGCGCAAGTCTTTGATCGGTTAGCGTCGGCGGGAATTAATACAGTTTATTTTGAAACCATTAATGCGGGTTATCCAATTTATCCCAGTCATATTGCTCCTCAACAAAACCCCTTAATTCGAGGATGGAACCCGTTAGAAGCCGCCGTGAAATTAGCCCATGAACGGGGAATGGAATTACACGCTTGGATCTGGGTATTTGCGGTAGGAAATGATCGCCATAATCAAATTTTAGGACAACCCAGTAGTTTTTTAAGTCCGGTCATTCAAGCCCATCCTGATTGGGTAAATATTAATAATTATGGAGAGTTAAGAAATAGCCGCGATCATAAAGTTTATCTTGATCCAGCAAACCGAGAAGCTAGAGCTTATCTTCTCCGTTTAATTAATGAAATTACAGCCTATAATGTTGATGGTTTACAGTTAGATTATATTCGTTATCCCTTCCAAGATCCAGGGGGAAATTACACCTATGGTTATGGCAAAGCCGGACGGGAACAATTTCGACAATTAACGGGAGTTGATCCGGTTAATATTACACCCAAAAATCCTCAATTATGGAATCAATGGACGCAATTTAAAACCAATCAAGTCACTTCTTTTGTAGCCGAAGTTTCACAATTTTTAAAACAGCAAAAACCCAATGTAATTTTATCCGTTGCGGTATTTCCCCATCCTGAACAGGAACGAATTCTAAAAATTCAACAACATTGGGAAGTGTGGGCAAAACAAGGTTATGTCGATTTAATTGTACCCATGACTTATGCGATGGATACAAACCGTTTAAAACGAATTACTCAGCCTTTAACTCAGGAACAACGGTTGGGATCGGCGTTAATTAGTCCAGCGATTAAATTATTGAATCTTCCTGAAATTGTAGCGATTGATCAATTACAATCCTTACGGGATTTATCAACCGGAGGCTATTCAATTTTTGCCGTTGAAACCATTGGTAATAATTTACAAAACTATTTCCACAAAACTCAAAATTCTTCTTCCCAAACTCAACCTCCAATTCCCTATCGCCAACCTTTTGCAGCAGCCCATGATCGGTATTTAGCATTAAAACGAGAATGGAGTTTTCTGTTATCTAATGATCAACTTTGGATTCGAGATGGGGAACTAAAAGCCTTGAGTACCCAAGCAGAAGATTTAGCACAAACTTTAAAACAGTTAGAGGATAACCCCTCTCCTCAAACTCTAGGAATTGCTCAACAAAAGTTAGCAACCTTTCAAAAACAATTCCAAACTTCTATGCGTTTACAAGCCTTAGAACGTCCCTATCAAGTCTCTAGTTGGGGAAATCGTTTGGCGAGTATTGAGATGTTGTTACGGTACGGAGAACGAAAAATTAAAAATTAA